The following coding sequences are from one Selenomonas sputigena ATCC 35185 window:
- a CDS encoding nucleotidyltransferase family protein: MNLPNPIREGIVRLARKYGLSRVVLFGSRARGDNWERSDVDLAVAGGDVVRFSLDVDEELPTLLMFDVVNLDGPVQPELLEEIQRDGVLLYEKGREFPQSATESQGDRGEEASL, from the coding sequence ATGAATCTGCCGAATCCTATCCGTGAGGGGATCGTGCGGCTCGCACGCAAGTACGGCTTGTCGCGTGTCGTGCTCTTCGGCTCGCGGGCGCGCGGCGACAACTGGGAGCGCAGCGATGTCGATCTCGCGGTTGCAGGCGGCGACGTTGTGCGGTTTTCGCTCGATGTAGACGAAGAGCTGCCGACGCTCCTGATGTTCGATGTTGTCAACTTGGATGGTCCTGTGCAGCCGGAGCTTTTGGAAGAGATTCAAAGGGATGGTGTTTTGCTTTATGAAAAAGGCAGAGAATTTCCTCAAAGCGCTACAGAA